The following proteins come from a genomic window of Deltaproteobacteria bacterium:
- the thrC gene encoding threonine synthase, producing MPPKRSPKYDAWFECARGCAGRWELTEVIYRCPHCEGLLTVQHDMERLKRTPPQKWMKLFDTRSHSTEWPYGSGVWGKSELICPTVDQDNVVSMFEGHTNLFWAKRLGAKLGIEDLWVKLCGNTHTGSFKDLGMTVLVSVVNQMIKTGKDVRAVACASTGDTSAALSAYAAYAGIPAIVLLPKDKVSIAQLVQPLANGAITLSLETDFDGCMAIVKQIAERDGIYLANSMNSLRIEGQKTLGMEIVQQFDWEVPDWIVIPGGNLGNVSALGKGLLEWLELGIIDRLPRICCAQAENANPLYQSYLGGFEKFEPMQARPTLASAIQIGNPVSFDRAVATLRRFDGIVEQASENEIAAAAAEADLTGLFTCPHTAVALAALKKLLGRGQIRKDERVVVVSTAHGLKFTDFKVRYHQSILAGIDSGLANPPIVLPARYDAVRSEIYRQIEKRF from the coding sequence ATGCCGCCGAAGCGCTCGCCCAAGTACGACGCCTGGTTCGAGTGCGCGCGCGGCTGCGCGGGGCGCTGGGAGCTCACCGAGGTGATCTACCGCTGCCCGCACTGCGAGGGCCTGCTCACGGTGCAGCACGACATGGAGCGGCTCAAGCGCACTCCGCCGCAGAAGTGGATGAAGCTCTTCGACACCCGCTCCCACAGCACCGAGTGGCCGTACGGCTCCGGCGTCTGGGGCAAATCGGAGCTGATCTGCCCGACCGTCGACCAGGACAACGTGGTCTCGATGTTCGAGGGGCACACCAATCTGTTCTGGGCCAAGCGACTCGGCGCGAAGCTCGGCATCGAGGACCTCTGGGTGAAGCTGTGCGGCAACACGCACACCGGCAGCTTCAAGGACCTGGGCATGACCGTGCTGGTCTCGGTCGTGAACCAGATGATCAAGACCGGCAAGGACGTGCGCGCGGTCGCGTGCGCTTCGACCGGTGACACCTCGGCCGCGCTCTCCGCCTACGCGGCGTACGCCGGAATTCCCGCGATCGTGCTGCTCCCGAAGGACAAGGTGTCGATCGCCCAGCTGGTGCAGCCGCTCGCGAACGGCGCGATCACGCTCTCGCTCGAGACCGACTTCGACGGATGCATGGCGATCGTGAAGCAGATCGCGGAGCGCGACGGAATCTACCTGGCCAACTCGATGAACAGCCTGCGCATCGAGGGGCAGAAGACGCTGGGGATGGAGATCGTTCAGCAGTTCGACTGGGAGGTTCCCGACTGGATCGTGATTCCGGGCGGCAACCTCGGCAACGTCTCGGCGCTCGGCAAGGGACTGCTCGAGTGGCTCGAGCTCGGCATCATCGACCGGCTGCCGCGCATCTGCTGCGCCCAGGCCGAGAACGCCAATCCGCTCTACCAGAGCTACCTGGGCGGCTTCGAGAAGTTCGAGCCCATGCAGGCGCGGCCGACGCTCGCGTCGGCGATCCAGATCGGCAATCCCGTCTCGTTCGACCGCGCGGTGGCGACGCTGCGGCGCTTCGACGGGATCGTCGAGCAGGCGTCCGAGAACGAGATCGCCGCGGCCGCGGCCGAGGCGGATCTCACCGGTCTCTTCACCTGTCCCCACACCGCAGTGGCGCTCGCGGCGCTGAAGAAGCTGCTCGGGCGCGGGCAGATCCGGAAGGACGAGCGCGTGGTGGTCGTCTCGACCGCGCACGGTCTCAAGTTCACCGATTTCAAGGTTCGCTATCACCAGTCGATCCTCGCGGGAATAGACTCGGGACTGGCAAACCCTCCGATCGTGCTTCCAGCGCGCTACGACGCGGTGCGAAGCGAGATCTACCGGCAGATCGAAAAGCGCTTCTAG
- a CDS encoding homoserine dehydrogenase — translation MAERAIRVGLVGLGTIGTGVVRALQSHGALIAERLGFPLELARIADVDLERERGVDLGGYRLSRDWREIVDDPSIDLIVELVGGTGVARELVLAALDAGKHVVTANKALLAKHGREVFALAAAKGSEIAFEASVGGTIPVLRALREGLCADRVLALHGIVNGTCNYILTEMEATGEPYEACLKRAQDLGYAEADPSSDIDGIDSANKLSILAGLAFGVYLAPTAFPIEGIRHIVPADIEYASRIGFRVKLLSVAKRNAHGIQARVHPTMIPRKSVLAGVDGSMNAIEVRGELSGPTLYYGAGAGAAPTASAVLADLMELARARRSGASGRVPPFGTPEPGMAALCAPGDQRGEFYVRFTAHDSPGVLSRITGALGARGISIASVLQEERHESRAVPIVITTHESRQADLDAALGEIARMREVVAPAQSIRIEREL, via the coding sequence ATGGCTGAGCGGGCGATTCGCGTGGGGCTGGTGGGCCTGGGCACGATCGGGACCGGCGTCGTGCGCGCGCTCCAGTCCCACGGCGCGCTGATCGCCGAACGGCTGGGCTTCCCGCTCGAGCTGGCCCGGATCGCGGACGTCGATCTCGAGCGCGAGCGCGGCGTGGATCTCGGCGGCTACCGGCTCTCGCGCGACTGGCGCGAGATCGTGGACGACCCATCGATCGATCTGATCGTCGAGCTCGTCGGCGGCACCGGCGTCGCGCGCGAGCTCGTGCTCGCGGCGCTCGACGCGGGCAAGCACGTCGTCACGGCGAACAAGGCGCTGCTCGCAAAGCACGGGCGCGAGGTCTTCGCGCTCGCGGCCGCGAAAGGGAGCGAGATCGCTTTCGAGGCGAGCGTGGGCGGGACGATCCCGGTGCTACGCGCGCTGCGCGAGGGTCTGTGCGCGGATCGCGTGCTCGCATTGCACGGGATCGTGAACGGAACCTGCAACTACATCCTCACCGAGATGGAGGCGACCGGCGAGCCGTACGAGGCCTGTCTGAAGCGCGCGCAGGATCTCGGCTACGCCGAGGCCGATCCCAGCTCGGACATCGACGGAATCGATTCGGCGAACAAGCTATCGATCCTCGCCGGGCTCGCGTTCGGCGTCTACCTCGCACCCACGGCGTTTCCGATCGAGGGCATCCGGCACATCGTCCCGGCCGACATCGAGTACGCCAGCCGGATCGGCTTCCGCGTGAAGCTGCTCTCCGTCGCCAAGCGAAACGCGCACGGAATCCAGGCGCGCGTGCACCCGACGATGATCCCGCGCAAGAGCGTGCTGGCCGGCGTCGACGGCTCGATGAACGCGATCGAGGTGCGCGGAGAGCTCTCGGGGCCGACGCTGTACTACGGCGCGGGCGCGGGCGCCGCGCCGACCGCGAGCGCCGTGCTCGCAGATCTGATGGAGCTCGCGCGCGCTCGGCGCAGCGGAGCCTCGGGGCGAGTGCCGCCGTTCGGCACGCCCGAGCCGGGCATGGCCGCGCTCTGCGCGCCTGGCGACCAGCGGGGCGAGTTCTACGTGCGCTTCACCGCGCACGACTCGCCCGGGGTGCTCTCGCGCATCACCGGAGCGCTCGGCGCGCGCGGCATCAGCATCGCGAGCGTCCTGCAGGAGGAGCGACACGAGTCTCGCGCGGTGCCGATCGTGATCACCACCCACGAATCGCGCCAGGCCGATCTCGACGCGGCGCTCGGCGAGATCGCGCGGATGCGCGAAGTGGTCGCGCCCGCGCAGTCGATCCGGATCGAACGGGAGCTGTAG
- a CDS encoding aminotransferase class I/II-fold pyridoxal phosphate-dependent enzyme, translating into MTKFEKLDRLPPYVLAIVNDLKLKARRAGEDVVDLGFGNPNHGAPAHVVEKLVEAARDPRNHHYSASRGLPNLRRAMSRWYARNFSVELDPETQVISTIGAKEGLSHFVLAAISRGDTVLCPDPCYPIHSFSVLIAGGDIRRVPLLPLDGLIERLEEATQASWPRPKMMIASFPHNPTTATVDLPFLARLVDFCRRHDLIFVHDLAYAEICYDGYRPPSALQVPGALDCTIEFTSLSKSHAMAGWRVGFGAGNEEYVRMLSRVKSYLDYGTFQPIQIATIVALDGPQDFVAEIVEDYRERRNALVDGLDQAGWKIEKPLGTMFVWAPLLERHAALGSLEFSKLLLEKADVAVAPGIGFGPAGEGFVRFALVENTHRIRQAVRNMRRLLRDG; encoded by the coding sequence ATGACGAAGTTCGAGAAGCTCGACCGACTGCCGCCGTACGTACTGGCGATCGTGAACGACCTGAAGCTGAAGGCGCGCCGCGCCGGCGAGGACGTCGTCGATCTCGGGTTCGGAAACCCCAACCACGGCGCGCCGGCGCACGTGGTCGAGAAGCTGGTCGAGGCCGCCCGCGACCCGCGGAACCACCACTATTCCGCCTCGCGCGGCCTGCCCAACCTGCGCCGCGCCATGAGTCGCTGGTACGCGCGGAACTTCTCGGTCGAACTCGATCCCGAGACGCAGGTGATCTCGACGATCGGCGCCAAGGAGGGGCTTTCCCACTTCGTGCTGGCGGCGATCTCGCGTGGCGACACGGTTCTGTGTCCAGATCCCTGCTACCCGATCCACAGCTTCTCGGTGCTGATCGCGGGCGGCGACATCCGGCGCGTGCCGCTGCTCCCGCTCGACGGCCTGATCGAGCGCCTCGAGGAGGCCACGCAGGCCAGCTGGCCGCGGCCCAAGATGATGATCGCCTCGTTCCCCCACAACCCGACCACCGCGACGGTCGACCTGCCGTTCCTGGCGCGGCTGGTCGATTTCTGCCGGCGTCACGACCTGATCTTCGTGCACGACCTGGCCTACGCAGAGATCTGCTACGACGGCTACCGGCCGCCGAGCGCGCTGCAGGTGCCGGGAGCGCTCGACTGCACGATCGAGTTCACGTCGCTCTCGAAGTCGCACGCGATGGCCGGCTGGCGGGTCGGGTTCGGCGCGGGAAACGAGGAGTACGTGCGCATGCTCTCGCGCGTGAAGAGCTACCTCGACTACGGAACCTTCCAGCCGATCCAGATCGCCACGATCGTCGCGCTCGACGGCCCGCAGGATTTCGTCGCCGAGATCGTCGAGGACTACCGGGAGCGCCGCAACGCGCTGGTCGACGGCCTCGATCAGGCGGGCTGGAAGATCGAGAAGCCGCTCGGGACCATGTTCGTCTGGGCGCCTCTGCTGGAGCGCCATGCCGCGCTCGGGTCGCTCGAGTTCTCGAAGCTCCTGCTGGAGAAGGCCGACGTCGCTGTCGCGCCCGGAATCGGCTTCGGCCCCGCGGGAGAGGGCTTCGTGCGCTTCGCGCTGGTCGAGAACACGCACCGCATCCGTCAGGCGGTGCGCAACATGAGGCGGCTCCTGCGCGATGGCTGA
- the lipA gene encoding lipoyl synthase translates to MADSLGQSRISALSPKASLRLPPHCRSVSRPTPAVFAMKRMLRERGLASVCEEARCPNLSDCFGRGTVTFMLLGDVCTRACRFCHVATGLGRPVDPDEPHRVAEASRALGLRHVVLTSVNRDDLPDQGSNQFANTISEIRALSPEASIEVLTPDFRGDESCIDRVADAAPEVYNHNLETVSRLYPTVRIGARYRRSLSLLARIKQRRPDLLTKSGVMLGLGETRRELVELMRDLRDVGVDCLTLGQYLRPTLRHLPVQRFLEPAEFAELRDFAVGLGFRHVESGPLVRSSFRADTLVDLLSPREGP, encoded by the coding sequence ATGGCTGATTCCCTAGGCCAGTCGCGCATCTCCGCGCTTTCGCCGAAGGCATCCCTGCGCCTGCCGCCGCACTGTCGGAGCGTGTCGCGGCCCACGCCCGCGGTGTTCGCGATGAAGCGGATGCTGCGCGAGCGCGGCCTCGCCTCGGTCTGCGAGGAAGCTCGCTGCCCGAACCTGTCGGACTGCTTCGGCCGCGGGACCGTCACGTTCATGCTGCTCGGCGACGTCTGCACGCGCGCCTGCCGCTTCTGCCACGTCGCGACGGGGCTGGGCCGACCGGTCGATCCCGATGAGCCGCACCGGGTGGCCGAGGCGTCGCGCGCGCTCGGCTTACGCCATGTGGTGTTGACCAGCGTGAATCGCGACGATCTGCCCGACCAGGGCTCGAATCAGTTCGCAAACACGATCAGCGAGATTCGGGCGCTCTCGCCGGAGGCGAGCATCGAGGTCCTGACGCCGGACTTCCGCGGCGACGAGTCTTGCATCGATCGCGTGGCCGACGCCGCGCCGGAGGTCTACAACCACAATCTCGAGACGGTATCGCGCCTGTATCCGACCGTGCGCATCGGCGCGCGCTACCGGCGCTCGCTGTCGCTTCTCGCGCGGATCAAGCAGCGGCGCCCGGATCTGCTCACGAAGTCCGGCGTCATGCTCGGGCTCGGCGAGACCCGCCGCGAGCTGGTCGAGCTGATGCGGGATCTGCGCGACGTGGGCGTGGACTGCCTGACGCTAGGCCAGTATCTGCGACCGACGCTCCGCCACCTTCCGGTGCAGCGCTTCCTCGAGCCGGCCGAGTTCGCGGAACTTCGCGACTTCGCCGTCGGTCTGGGTTTCCGCCACGTCGAGAGCGGCCCGCTGGTTCGCAGCTCGTTCCGCGCCGACACGCTCGTTGATCTACTCTCCCCCCGCGAAGGTCCGTGA
- the recG gene encoding ATP-dependent DNA helicase RecG has product MTSFREAADAIRRPLSFALRGDEAAASVHDLQGTLRAALLAASQLWIPPEARKRLCEAAERLEGGADPAGLAWIAKRLAPLLDPEFPARMLAQPASRVPGVGPKTAQALARKEIATVEDLLFFLPRAYEDRREISSIEKLEVGRFACFAGTVTRSGVVPLRNGRRFFEAIVSDGTGAVQLKWFRGVAHFENRLAPGTRVLVAGEVRRFRYAKELHHPDVEPLSAETSVGELPRIVATYSAVEGLAPRSLRRVVESAVRCAADLVDGFLPASAVAELGLAGVGASLREVHLPGTQLDPNLLRERSTPYHLRLVAEELYLLQIGLGLRKRALLRRHTAALPIDDEAAARAIAALPFPLTADQLRAWAEIRADLARSTPMNRMLIGDVGSGKTVLALLAAVAAHAADRTTAVLAPTEILAEQHLHSFARLGGALGLRTALLTGSTPAGDRRRLERWLEDGALHVVVGTHALLSESVELPRLGLAVIDEQHRFGVEQRRALARKAGTPHLLAMSATPIPRSLALTVFGDLEHSVLRERPPGRAPVSTRLVGPSAGRAVMDALHETLRRGEQAFVVYPLVDESEKQDLKDATRGFERIGKALPGVPAALIHGRMDARERQRAMADFAEGRVRILVATTVIEVGVDVPNATLLIVQHAERFGLAQLHQLRGRVGRGEKPGQAILIADPTTAEGMQRLAILERSHSGFEIAEEDLRIRGAGEWLGTRQAGHLPELRMADLVRHGDTLEAARRAAASLLEGDPELRRMPALRAAVERRWGARLVLGSVA; this is encoded by the coding sequence ATGACGAGCTTCCGCGAAGCCGCCGACGCGATCCGCCGACCGCTGTCGTTCGCGCTGCGCGGCGACGAGGCGGCGGCCAGCGTCCACGATCTCCAAGGGACGCTGCGCGCTGCGCTGCTCGCGGCTTCGCAGCTCTGGATCCCGCCGGAGGCGAGGAAGCGCCTCTGCGAGGCGGCAGAGCGGCTCGAGGGCGGCGCCGATCCCGCGGGGCTCGCCTGGATCGCAAAGCGCCTGGCGCCGCTTCTCGACCCGGAGTTCCCCGCGCGGATGCTGGCGCAGCCCGCCTCGCGAGTGCCCGGAGTCGGTCCGAAGACGGCGCAGGCGCTGGCGCGAAAAGAGATCGCGACGGTCGAGGATCTGCTCTTCTTCCTGCCGCGCGCCTACGAAGACCGGCGCGAGATCTCGAGCATCGAGAAGCTCGAGGTCGGCCGCTTCGCGTGCTTCGCCGGGACCGTGACGCGATCCGGTGTCGTCCCGCTTCGCAACGGCCGCCGCTTCTTCGAGGCGATCGTCTCGGACGGAACGGGCGCGGTGCAGCTCAAGTGGTTCCGCGGGGTCGCGCACTTCGAGAACCGCCTCGCTCCGGGCACGCGCGTGCTGGTCGCGGGCGAGGTCCGGCGCTTCCGCTACGCGAAGGAGCTTCACCACCCCGACGTCGAGCCGCTCTCGGCGGAGACTTCGGTCGGCGAGCTGCCGCGGATCGTCGCGACCTACAGCGCGGTCGAGGGGCTCGCGCCGCGAAGCCTGCGCAGGGTGGTCGAGTCCGCGGTTCGCTGCGCGGCCGACCTGGTGGACGGATTCCTGCCCGCGAGCGCGGTCGCCGAGCTCGGCCTCGCCGGCGTCGGGGCCTCGCTTCGCGAGGTCCACCTGCCCGGAACCCAGCTCGATCCGAACCTGCTGCGCGAGCGCAGCACGCCCTATCACCTGCGGCTCGTCGCGGAGGAGCTGTACCTGCTGCAGATCGGCCTGGGACTGCGCAAGCGGGCGCTGTTGCGCCGGCACACCGCGGCGCTGCCGATCGACGACGAGGCCGCTGCGCGCGCGATCGCGGCGCTGCCGTTTCCGCTCACCGCGGATCAGCTCCGGGCCTGGGCGGAGATCCGCGCGGACCTCGCGCGCTCGACGCCGATGAACCGCATGCTGATCGGCGACGTGGGAAGCGGCAAGACGGTGCTCGCACTGCTTGCGGCCGTGGCGGCCCACGCAGCGGACCGCACCACCGCGGTGCTCGCACCCACCGAGATCCTGGCCGAGCAGCACCTGCACAGCTTCGCGCGACTGGGCGGCGCGCTCGGGCTGCGTACCGCGCTGTTGACCGGCTCGACTCCGGCCGGGGATCGCCGCCGGCTCGAGCGCTGGCTCGAAGACGGCGCCCTGCACGTCGTGGTCGGCACGCACGCGCTGCTCTCGGAGTCGGTCGAGCTGCCTCGGCTCGGACTGGCGGTGATCGACGAGCAGCACCGCTTCGGCGTCGAGCAGCGCAGGGCGCTGGCGCGAAAGGCGGGCACTCCGCACCTGCTCGCGATGTCGGCGACGCCGATCCCGCGCTCGCTCGCGCTCACCGTCTTCGGCGACCTCGAGCACTCCGTCCTGCGCGAGCGTCCGCCCGGGCGCGCGCCGGTGTCGACGCGATTGGTCGGGCCGTCCGCCGGCCGCGCGGTCATGGACGCGTTGCACGAGACGCTTCGCCGCGGCGAGCAGGCCTTCGTCGTCTACCCGCTCGTGGACGAGTCCGAGAAGCAGGACCTGAAGGACGCGACGCGCGGCTTCGAGCGCATCGGCAAGGCGCTCCCCGGGGTTCCGGCCGCGCTGATCCACGGGCGCATGGACGCGCGAGAGCGCCAGCGCGCGATGGCCGACTTCGCCGAGGGGCGGGTCCGGATCCTGGTCGCGACCACCGTGATCGAGGTCGGAGTGGACGTTCCGAACGCGACGCTGCTGATCGTGCAGCACGCGGAGCGCTTCGGGCTGGCGCAGCTCCACCAGCTGCGCGGACGGGTGGGCCGTGGCGAGAAGCCGGGGCAGGCGATCCTGATCGCCGATCCGACCACCGCCGAGGGCATGCAGCGGCTCGCGATCCTCGAGCGAAGCCACAGCGGCTTCGAGATCGCCGAAGAGGACCTGCGCATTCGCGGCGCGGGAGAATGGCTCGGAACCCGGCAGGCGGGCCACCTGCCGGAGCTGCGCATGGCCGATCTGGTCCGCCACGGCGACACGCTGGAGGCCGCGCGCCGCGCCGCGGCGAGCCTGCTCGAGGGCGATCCGGAGCTGCGTCGGATGCCCGCGCTGCGAGCAGCGGTCGAGCGCCGCTGGGGTGCGCGGCTGGTCCTGGGGTCGGTCGCCTGA
- the carB gene encoding carbamoyl-phosphate synthase large subunit, with protein sequence MPRDPSLRKVLLIGAGPIVIGQGCEFDYSGTQACKALSEEGIEVVLVNSNPATIMTDPEFASRTYVEPITVDTIAQILERERPDAVLPTLGGQTALNAAIGLAETGILERLGIRLIGAQLPSILMAEDRSLFRAAMSEIGLRTPRSVYVTDIEQAKAVLEEIGLPAIIRPSFTLGGSGGSIAQTAEEFEAKLAWGLHLSPRGEVLVEESVLGWKEYELEVMRDRADNVVIICSIENFDPMGVHTGDSITVAPAQTLTDKEYQRMRDAAIAIIRKIGVETGGSNIQFAVNPANGDMTVIEMNPRVSRSSALASKATGFPIAKIAAKLAIGYTLDEIPNDITRSTPASFEPTIDYVVTKIPRFTFEKFPKADRRLGVQMKSVGEVMAIGRTFRESLQKGIRSLEIDRYGFEPVDADDTALEGMLREPGPERLWAVGEAFRRGRTLEWVNGATAIDPWFLFHVSEIILDEARFADPATRDLLRAKRAGFSDRRLAALAGTREDEIRAQRRRERIAPVYKRVDTCGAEFEANTPYMYSTYDQECEARPSSNRKIIILGGGPNRIGQGIEFDYCCVHGLMGLAKDGYETIMVNCNPETVSTDYDSSDRLYFEPLTLEDVLEIVEVERPQGVIVQFGGQTPLRLAVPLARAGVPIIGTSPDAIDRAEDRERFAALLTKLGLRQTENGTARSVEAARELAERIGYPVLVRPSYVLGGRAMQIVHDSQQLDTYMREAVTVSPEHPVLVDRFLSNAIEVDVDALCDGTQAVIAGIMEHIEEAGIHSGDSACSLPPYSLPRFLIEEIERSTRALALELGVVGLMNVQFAIADESVYVLEVNPRASRTVPFVSKAIGVPIAQLAARVMAGKTLAELGFTREIVPSHVSVKEAVFPFVKFPAVDTLLGPEMKSTGEVMGIDREFGRAYAKAQRGAGMDLPTRGTVLVSLRDEDKASGAGALRVLQEEGFALVATAGTAAYMRERGLDVQSIHKVREGAPHTESLISSGEVSLVIATTRMGDASAVRDSASMRRAALEAGIPYFTTVAGARAAAAAIRALRAGEVQPIALQDLHAV encoded by the coding sequence ATGCCTAGAGATCCGTCGCTGCGCAAGGTCCTGCTGATCGGCGCCGGCCCGATCGTGATCGGACAGGGCTGCGAGTTCGACTACTCGGGCACGCAGGCGTGCAAGGCGCTGAGCGAGGAAGGCATCGAGGTGGTGCTGGTGAACTCCAACCCGGCCACGATCATGACCGACCCCGAGTTCGCCTCGCGCACCTACGTGGAGCCGATCACGGTCGATACGATCGCGCAGATCCTCGAGCGCGAACGGCCCGATGCCGTGCTGCCGACGCTCGGCGGCCAGACGGCGCTGAACGCGGCGATCGGCCTGGCCGAGACCGGCATCCTCGAGCGGCTCGGCATCCGGCTGATCGGCGCGCAGCTTCCCTCGATCTTGATGGCCGAGGACCGCTCGCTCTTCCGCGCCGCGATGAGCGAGATCGGCCTGCGCACGCCGCGCTCCGTGTACGTGACCGACATCGAGCAGGCGAAGGCCGTGCTCGAGGAGATCGGACTGCCGGCGATCATCCGGCCGAGCTTCACGCTCGGCGGCTCGGGCGGCTCGATCGCGCAGACGGCCGAGGAGTTCGAGGCCAAGCTCGCCTGGGGCCTGCACCTGTCGCCGCGCGGGGAGGTCCTGGTCGAGGAATCGGTGCTCGGCTGGAAGGAGTACGAGCTCGAGGTGATGCGCGACCGCGCCGACAACGTCGTGATCATCTGTTCGATCGAGAACTTCGATCCGATGGGCGTCCACACCGGCGACTCGATCACGGTCGCGCCCGCGCAGACGCTCACCGACAAGGAATACCAGCGGATGCGCGACGCGGCGATCGCGATCATCCGGAAGATCGGCGTCGAGACGGGCGGCTCGAACATCCAGTTCGCCGTGAACCCGGCAAACGGCGACATGACCGTGATCGAGATGAATCCGCGCGTGTCGCGGAGCTCCGCGCTGGCCAGCAAGGCGACCGGCTTTCCGATCGCGAAGATCGCCGCGAAGCTCGCGATCGGCTACACGCTCGACGAGATCCCCAACGACATCACGCGCTCGACGCCCGCGAGCTTCGAGCCGACGATCGACTACGTCGTCACCAAGATTCCGCGCTTCACCTTCGAGAAGTTCCCCAAGGCGGACCGGCGACTCGGCGTGCAGATGAAGTCGGTCGGCGAGGTGATGGCGATCGGGCGCACGTTCCGCGAGTCGCTCCAGAAGGGCATCCGCTCGCTCGAGATCGACCGCTACGGCTTCGAGCCGGTCGACGCCGACGACACGGCGCTGGAGGGAATGCTCCGCGAGCCCGGCCCGGAGCGGCTCTGGGCGGTCGGCGAGGCGTTCCGGCGCGGGCGCACGCTCGAGTGGGTGAACGGGGCCACCGCGATCGACCCGTGGTTCCTCTTCCACGTGAGCGAGATCATTCTCGACGAGGCGCGCTTCGCCGATCCCGCGACGCGAGATCTGTTGCGCGCGAAACGCGCCGGCTTCTCGGACCGACGGCTCGCGGCCCTCGCGGGCACCCGCGAGGACGAAATCCGGGCCCAGCGCAGGCGCGAGCGCATCGCGCCGGTCTACAAGCGGGTCGACACCTGCGGCGCGGAGTTCGAGGCGAACACGCCCTACATGTACTCCACCTACGACCAGGAGTGCGAGGCCCGGCCGTCTTCGAATCGGAAGATCATCATTCTCGGCGGCGGCCCGAACCGGATCGGGCAGGGCATCGAGTTCGACTATTGCTGCGTGCACGGCCTGATGGGTCTGGCCAAGGACGGCTACGAGACCATCATGGTGAACTGCAATCCCGAGACCGTCTCGACCGACTACGACTCGAGCGATCGGCTCTACTTCGAGCCGCTCACGCTCGAGGACGTGCTGGAGATCGTCGAGGTCGAGAGACCGCAGGGCGTGATCGTGCAATTCGGCGGTCAGACCCCGCTGCGCCTGGCCGTGCCGCTGGCGCGCGCGGGAGTTCCGATCATCGGCACCTCGCCCGACGCGATCGATCGCGCCGAGGATCGCGAGCGTTTCGCGGCACTGCTCACCAAGCTCGGCCTGCGCCAGACCGAGAACGGCACCGCGCGAAGCGTCGAGGCGGCGCGCGAGCTCGCGGAGCGCATCGGCTACCCGGTGCTGGTGCGGCCGTCCTACGTGCTGGGCGGGCGCGCGATGCAGATCGTCCATGATTCCCAGCAGCTCGACACCTACATGCGAGAGGCGGTGACCGTCTCGCCCGAGCATCCGGTGCTGGTCGACCGGTTCCTCTCCAACGCGATCGAAGTCGACGTCGACGCGCTCTGCGATGGCACGCAGGCCGTGATCGCGGGAATCATGGAGCACATCGAAGAGGCCGGGATCCATTCCGGCGACTCGGCCTGCTCGCTGCCGCCGTACAGCCTGCCTCGCTTCCTGATCGAGGAGATCGAGCGCTCCACTCGCGCGCTCGCGCTCGAGCTCGGCGTGGTCGGCCTGATGAACGTGCAGTTCGCGATCGCGGACGAGTCCGTGTACGTGCTCGAGGTGAACCCACGCGCGTCGCGAACCGTGCCGTTCGTCTCGAAGGCGATCGGCGTTCCGATCGCCCAGCTCGCTGCGCGGGTGATGGCGGGGAAGACGCTCGCCGAGCTCGGCTTCACCCGCGAGATCGTTCCGTCGCACGTGTCGGTCAAGGAGGCGGTCTTCCCGTTCGTGAAGTTCCCGGCCGTCGACACGTTGCTGGGCCCCGAGATGAAGAGCACTGGCGAGGTGATGGGCATCGACCGCGAGTTCGGCCGCGCCTACGCGAAGGCGCAGCGCGGCGCGGGAATGGATCTGCCGACCCGTGGAACCGTGCTCGTCTCGCTTCGCGACGAGGACAAGGCCTCGGGCGCCGGCGCGCTGCGCGTGCTGCAGGAGGAGGGCTTCGCGCTGGTCGCGACCGCCGGCACGGCCGCGTACATGCGCGAGCGGGGACTGGACGTCCAGTCGATCCACAAGGTGCGAGAGGGCGCGCCTCACACCGAGAGCCTGATCAGCTCGGGCGAGGTTAGCCTGGTGATCGCGACGACACGGATGGGTGACGCATCCGCGGTGCGCGATTCGGCGTCGATGCGGCGCGCGGCTCTCGAGGCGGGAATCCCCTACTTCACCACCGTGGCCGGAGCGCGCGCGGCGGCGGCGGCGATCCGCGCGCTGCGGGCGGGAGAGGTGCAGCCGATCGCGCTTCAGGACCTGCACGCCGTGTAG